Proteins encoded by one window of Haliotis asinina isolate JCU_RB_2024 chromosome 6, JCU_Hal_asi_v2, whole genome shotgun sequence:
- the LOC137287198 gene encoding uncharacterized protein, with protein sequence MGKFIYSFVALACLVVMTTALPPLPKPACYSQQLSSDQNFDLSFVCNDGRKYPEQEIEEALFYATDHWRIYLNLTSTCFQDQDKYFMNKHSEPKYYNMTSVCNTTRTMVHTVYALDGQVCYVVRPHAQKIYYATCGGECDLGYDGVTGYHCIQRGITYRNFLGYCRLPDPAVFPVTDPIYALDPSSDEFYDPRAAPPTYRMQHNLLQNGAHYQPKGYFTELSVTLPSYCGCRGYFCAQDKIL encoded by the exons ATGGGAAAG tttataTACAGTTTTGTGGCATTAGCGTGCCTCGTCGTCATGACGACGGCCCTTCCCCCTCTCCCAAAGCCGGCCTGCTATTCCCAGCAGCTTTCTTCTGACCAGAACTTTGACCTGAGTTTTGTGTGCAATGATGGAAGAAAATATCCTGA ACAGGAGATCGAGGAGGCTCTGTTCTACGCCACTGATCACTGGCGTATCTACCTCAACCTGACCTCCACTTGCTTCCAGGACCAAGATAAATACTTCATGAACAAACA CTCTGAGCCCAAATACTACAACATGACGAGCGTGTGCAACACCACTCGCACCATGGTCCACACCGTCTACGCCCTGGACGGTCAAGTCTGCTACGTTGTTCGTCCTCACGCCCAGAAAATCTACTACGCCACATGCGG AGGAGAATGCGACCTTGGCTACGACGGTGTGACTGGCTACCACTGCATTCAACGCGGCATCACCTACCGCAACTTCCTCGGTTACTGCCGTCTCCCCGACCCAGCAGTCTTCCCCGTCACTGACCCCATCTACGCTCTTGACCCCTCCTCCGACGAGTTTTACGACCCCCGTGCTGCCCCACCCACCTACCGCATGCAACACAACCTCCTCCAGAACGGGGCCCACTACCAACCCAAGGGCTACTTCACTGAGTTGAgcgttaccctccccagctacTGTGGCTGCAGGGGATATTTCTGTGCCCAGGACAAGATTCTTTAA
- the LOC137288217 gene encoding uncharacterized protein isoform X1: MQVFKTICVLVSLAAVSLAWNRPSFNGRSLGGSTSSRFASLLKSRKSSLFGSRVRDGSSIFGHLSAKTKQPVCYFDKNGVPQYEWPTKKKLCFDKSYKYPVDRVFSALEKDPDAMEYMLLVQGCYLHNKMNATGHYPAYRYKDLCSEDTELLERIWWTNTQSGRREVCYVIMPEAQGVEVAQCGGRCVMDTMEVKHHYCVPDGMVERDIYVFCPGEIKQCRRTRVTIPTGCSCKKYECLKYQFV, translated from the exons ATG CAGGTTTTCAAGACAATATGCGTTCTCGTGTCTCTGGCCGCCGTCAGCTTGGCGTGGAATCGACCCTCCTTCAATGGGCGTTCTTTGGGTGGTTCCACATCCAGCAGATTCGCTAGCCTCCTGAAATCCAGAAAGTCTTCTTTGTTTGGGTCCCGCGTCCGTGACGGATCCAGCATCTTCGGCCACCTCTCCGCCAAGACCAAACAGCCAGTCTGCTACTTTGACAAGAATGGCGTCCCACAGTACGAATGGCCTACCAAGAAGAAGTTGTGTTTCGACAAGTCTTACAAGTACCCTGT TGACCGTGTGTTCAGCGCCCTGGAGAAGGACCCCGACGCGATGGAGTACATGTTGCTGGTACAGGGCTGTTACCTTCACAACAAGATGAACGCCACTGG TCATTACCCCGCCTACCGCTACAAGGATCTGTGCTCCGAGGACACCGAACTCCTGGAGAGAATCTGGTGGACAAACACCCAGAGTGGACGTCGAGAGGTCTGTTACGTCATCATGCCTGAAGCCCAGGGAGTGGAGGTCGCTCAATGCGG AGGTCGCTGCGTCATGGACACCATGGAGGTGAAACACCACTACTGCGTCCCCGACGGCATGGTTGAACGTGACATCTACGTCTTCTGTCCCGGCGAGATCAAGCAGTGCCGCAGAACCCGCGTCACCATCCCAACCGGATGCAGCTGTAAGAAGTACGAATGTCTAAAGTACCAGTTTGTGTAA
- the LOC137288217 gene encoding uncharacterized protein isoform X2 → MVFKTICVLVSLAAVSLAWNRPSFNGRSLGGSTSSRFASLLKSRKSSLFGSRVRDGSSIFGHLSAKTKQPVCYFDKNGVPQYEWPTKKKLCFDKSYKYPVDRVFSALEKDPDAMEYMLLVQGCYLHNKMNATGHYPAYRYKDLCSEDTELLERIWWTNTQSGRREVCYVIMPEAQGVEVAQCGGRCVMDTMEVKHHYCVPDGMVERDIYVFCPGEIKQCRRTRVTIPTGCSCKKYECLKYQFV, encoded by the exons ATG GTTTTCAAGACAATATGCGTTCTCGTGTCTCTGGCCGCCGTCAGCTTGGCGTGGAATCGACCCTCCTTCAATGGGCGTTCTTTGGGTGGTTCCACATCCAGCAGATTCGCTAGCCTCCTGAAATCCAGAAAGTCTTCTTTGTTTGGGTCCCGCGTCCGTGACGGATCCAGCATCTTCGGCCACCTCTCCGCCAAGACCAAACAGCCAGTCTGCTACTTTGACAAGAATGGCGTCCCACAGTACGAATGGCCTACCAAGAAGAAGTTGTGTTTCGACAAGTCTTACAAGTACCCTGT TGACCGTGTGTTCAGCGCCCTGGAGAAGGACCCCGACGCGATGGAGTACATGTTGCTGGTACAGGGCTGTTACCTTCACAACAAGATGAACGCCACTGG TCATTACCCCGCCTACCGCTACAAGGATCTGTGCTCCGAGGACACCGAACTCCTGGAGAGAATCTGGTGGACAAACACCCAGAGTGGACGTCGAGAGGTCTGTTACGTCATCATGCCTGAAGCCCAGGGAGTGGAGGTCGCTCAATGCGG AGGTCGCTGCGTCATGGACACCATGGAGGTGAAACACCACTACTGCGTCCCCGACGGCATGGTTGAACGTGACATCTACGTCTTCTGTCCCGGCGAGATCAAGCAGTGCCGCAGAACCCGCGTCACCATCCCAACCGGATGCAGCTGTAAGAAGTACGAATGTCTAAAGTACCAGTTTGTGTAA
- the LOC137288219 gene encoding uncharacterized protein, which translates to MGKFIYSIAAFACLVVMTTARLPLSTPTCYSEQLYSDQNFDLSFVCNDGRKYPELEIEEALYYADDHWRIYLNLTSTCFQDQDKYFMNKHSEPSHYNLTCVCNTTRTMVHTVYALDGQVCYVVRPHAQKIYYATCGGECDLGYAGVTGYHCIQRGITYRNFLGYCRLPDPAVFPDTDPIYALDPSVDGFYDPRAAPPTYRMHHNLLPSGAHYKPKGYFTELSVTLPSYCGCRGYFCPDDKIH; encoded by the exons ATGGGAAAG TTCATTTACAGTATCGCGGCATTCGCCTGTCTCGTCGTCATGACGACAGCCCGCCTCCCTCTCTCTACGCCTACCTGCTATTCCGAGCAACTTTATTCTGACCAGAACTTTGATCTCAGCTTTGTCTGCAATGACGGAAGGAAATATCCCGA ACTTGAGATCGAGGAGGCTCTGTACTACGCTGACGATCACTGGCGGATTTACCTAAACTTGACCTCCACCTGCTTCCAGGACCAAGATAAATACTTCATGAACAAACA CTCTGAGCCCAGTCACTATAACCTTACGTGCGTGTGCAACACCACTCGCACCATGGTCCACACCGTCTACGCCCTGGACGGTCAAGTCTGCTACGTTGTTCGTCCTCACGCCCAGAAAATCTACTACGCCACATGCGG AGGAGAATGCGACCTTGGTTACGCCGGTGTGACTGGCTACCACTGCATTCAACGCGGCATCACCTACCGCAACTTCCTCGGTTACTGCCGTCTCCCCGACCCAGCAGTCTTCCCCGACACTGACCCCATCTACGCTCTTGATCCCTCCGTCGACGGGTTTTACGACCCCCGTGCTGCCCCACCCACCTACCGCATGCACCACAACCTCCTCCCTAGCGGCGCCCACTACAAACCCAAGGGCTACTTCACTGAGTTGAGCGTTACCCTCCCTAGCTACTGTGGCTGCAGGGGATATTTCTGCCCTGATGACAAGATTCATTAA
- the LOC137288218 gene encoding uncharacterized protein isoform X1 — protein sequence MQVFKTICVLMSLAAVSLAWNRPSFNGRSLGGSTSGRFASLLKSRKSSLFGSRVRDGSSIFSHLSAKTKQPVCYFDKNGVPQYEWPTKEKLCFDKSYKYPVDRVFSALEKDPDAMEYMLLVQGCYLHNKMNATGHYPGYRYKDLCSEKTELLERIWWTNTQSGRREVCYVIMPEAQGVEVAQCGGRCVMDTMEVKHHYCVPDGMVERDIYVFCPGEIKQCRRTRVTIPTGCSCKKYDCLKYQFV from the exons atg CAGGTTTTCAAGACAATATGCGTTCTCATGTCTCTGGCCGCCGTCAGTTTGGCGTGGAATCGTCCCTCCTTCAATGGGCGTTCTTTGGGTGGTTCCACATCCGGCAGATTCGCTAGCCTCTTGAAATCCAGAAAGTCTTCTTTGTTTGGGTCCCGCGTCCGTGACGGATCCAGCATCTTCAGCCACCTCTCTGCCAAGACCAAACAGCCAGTCTGCTACTTTGACAAGAATGGTGTCCCACAATACGAATGGCCTACCAAGGAGAAGCTATGTTTTGACAAGTCTTACAAGTACCCTGT TGACCGTGTGTTCAGCGCCCTGGAGAAGGATCCCGACGCAATGGAGTACATGTTGTTGGTGCAGGGTTGCTACCTCCACAACAAGATGAACGCCACTGG TCATTACCCCGGCTATCGCTACAAGGATCTGTGTTCCGAGAAAACGGAGCTCCTGGAGAGAATCTGGTGGACCAACACCCAGAGTGGACGTCGAGAGGTCTGTTACGTCATCATGCCTGAAGCCCAGGGAGTGGAGGTCGCTCAATGCGG AGGTCGCTGCGTCATGGACACCATGGAGGTGAAACACCACTACTGCGTCCCCGACGGCATGGTTGAACGTGACATCTACGTCTTCTGTCCCGGCGAGATCAAGCAGTGCCGCAGAACCCGCGTCACCATCCCAACCGGCTGCAGCTGTAAGAAGTACGACTGTCTGAAGTACCAGTTtgtgtaa
- the LOC137288218 gene encoding uncharacterized protein isoform X2 produces MVFKTICVLMSLAAVSLAWNRPSFNGRSLGGSTSGRFASLLKSRKSSLFGSRVRDGSSIFSHLSAKTKQPVCYFDKNGVPQYEWPTKEKLCFDKSYKYPVDRVFSALEKDPDAMEYMLLVQGCYLHNKMNATGHYPGYRYKDLCSEKTELLERIWWTNTQSGRREVCYVIMPEAQGVEVAQCGGRCVMDTMEVKHHYCVPDGMVERDIYVFCPGEIKQCRRTRVTIPTGCSCKKYDCLKYQFV; encoded by the exons atg GTTTTCAAGACAATATGCGTTCTCATGTCTCTGGCCGCCGTCAGTTTGGCGTGGAATCGTCCCTCCTTCAATGGGCGTTCTTTGGGTGGTTCCACATCCGGCAGATTCGCTAGCCTCTTGAAATCCAGAAAGTCTTCTTTGTTTGGGTCCCGCGTCCGTGACGGATCCAGCATCTTCAGCCACCTCTCTGCCAAGACCAAACAGCCAGTCTGCTACTTTGACAAGAATGGTGTCCCACAATACGAATGGCCTACCAAGGAGAAGCTATGTTTTGACAAGTCTTACAAGTACCCTGT TGACCGTGTGTTCAGCGCCCTGGAGAAGGATCCCGACGCAATGGAGTACATGTTGTTGGTGCAGGGTTGCTACCTCCACAACAAGATGAACGCCACTGG TCATTACCCCGGCTATCGCTACAAGGATCTGTGTTCCGAGAAAACGGAGCTCCTGGAGAGAATCTGGTGGACCAACACCCAGAGTGGACGTCGAGAGGTCTGTTACGTCATCATGCCTGAAGCCCAGGGAGTGGAGGTCGCTCAATGCGG AGGTCGCTGCGTCATGGACACCATGGAGGTGAAACACCACTACTGCGTCCCCGACGGCATGGTTGAACGTGACATCTACGTCTTCTGTCCCGGCGAGATCAAGCAGTGCCGCAGAACCCGCGTCACCATCCCAACCGGCTGCAGCTGTAAGAAGTACGACTGTCTGAAGTACCAGTTtgtgtaa
- the LOC137287231 gene encoding uncharacterized protein, producing the protein MGKVIYCIAAFVCQVAMTAALPRLPAPACYSEQLYSDQNFDLSFVCNDGRKYPELEIEEALYYADDHWRIYLNLTSTCFQDQDKYFMNKHSEPTYYNMSSVCNTTRTMVHTVYALDGQVCYVVRPQAQKIYYATCGGECDLGYDGVTGYHCIQRGITYRNFLGYCRLPDPAVFPVTDPIYALDPSVDEFYDPRAAPPTYRMQHNLLQNGAHYQPKGYFTELSVTLPSYCGCRGYFCPQDRIL; encoded by the exons ATGGGAAAG GTAATATACTGTATCGCGGCATTTGTCTGCCAAGTCGCCATGACGGCAGCCCTCCCCCGTCTCCCAGCACCCGCATGCTATTCCGAGCAACTTTATTCTGACCAGAACTTTGATCTCAGCTTTGTCTGCAATGACGGAAGGAAATATCCCGA ACTTGAGATCGAGGAGGCTCTGTACTACGCTGACGATCACTGGCGTATCTACCTCAACCTGACCTCCACCTGCTTCCAGGACCAAGATAAATACTTCATGAACAAACA CTCTGAGCCCACATACTACAACATGAGCAGCGTGTGCAACACCACTCGCACCATGGTCCACACCGTCTACGCCCTGGACGGTCAAGTCTGCTACGTTGTTCGTCCTCAGGCCCAAAAAATCTACTACGCCACATGCGG AGGAGAATGCGACCTTGGTTACGACGGTGTGACTGGCTACCACTGCATTCAACGAGGCATCACCTACCGCAACTTCCTCGGTTACTGCCGTCTCCCCGACCCAGCAGTCTTCCCCGTCACTGACCCCATCTACGCTCTTGACCCCTCCGTCGACGAGTTCTACGACCCTCGTGCTGCCCCACCCACCTACCGCATGCAACACAACCTCCTCCAGAACGGGGCCCACTACCAACCCAAGGGCTACTTCACTGAGTTGAgcgttaccctccccagctacTGTGGCTGCAGGGgatatttctgcccccaggacagGATTCTTTAA
- the LOC137288215 gene encoding uncharacterized protein, giving the protein MQVLKTLCVLMSLATISLAWNRPARPSNGRSLRGSMSSRFDSLLNKRKFSLFGSRVRDGSSIFSHLSAKTKQPVCYFDKNGVPQYEWPTKEKLCFDKSYKYPVDRVFNALEKDPDAMEYMLLVQSCYLHNKMNATGNYPSYRYKDLCSEKTELLERIWWTNTQSGRREVCYVIMPEAQGVEVAQCGGRCVMDTTEVKHHYCVPDGMVERDIYVFCPGEIKQCRRTRVTIPTGCSCKKYECLKYQFV; this is encoded by the exons ATG CAAGTTCTAAAGACATTATGCGTTCTCATGTCCCTGGCTACCATCAGCTTGGCGTGGAATCGACCTGCCCGACCATCCAATGGGCGTTCCCTTAGAGGCTCAATGTCCAGCAGATTTGATAGCCTCCTGAATAAAAGAAAATTTTCCTTGTTTGGGTCCCGCGTACGTGACGGATCCAGCATCTTCAGCCACCTCTCCGCCAAGACCAAACAGCCAGTCTGCTACTTTGACAAGAATGGCGTCCCACAATACGAATGGCCTACCAAGGAGAAGCTGTGCTTCGACAAGTCCTACAAGTACCCTGT TGACCGAGTCTTCAACGCCCTGGAGAAGGACCCCGACGCAATGGAGTACATGCTGCTGGTGCAGAGCTGCTACCTCCACAACAAGATGAACGCCACTGG CAATTACCCCAGCTACCGCTACAAAGATCTGTGTTCCGAGAAAACCGAGCTCCTGGAACGAATCTGGTGGACCAACACCCAGAGCGGACGTCGAGAGGTCTGCTACGTCATCATGCCTGAAGCCCAGGGAGTGGAGGTCGCTCAATGCGG AGGTCGCTGCGTCATGGACACCACGGAGGTGAAACACCACTACTGCGTCCCCGACGGCATGGTTGAACGTGACATCTACGTCTTCTGTCCCGGCGAGATCAAGCAGTGCCGCAGAACCCGTGTCACCATCCCAACTGGATGCAGCTGTAAGAAGTACGAATGTCTGAAGTACCAGTTtgtgtaa